Proteins encoded within one genomic window of Candidatus Desulfarcum epimagneticum:
- the hypE gene encoding carbamoyl phosphate phosphatase, hydrogenase 3 maturation protein (Evidence 2a : Function from experimental evidences in other organisms; PubMedId : 1849603, 9485446; Product type e : enzyme) → MTQDERKERILLDHGSGGKISHELITGIVLPEFDNPMLSRLDDGAELRFGDSRLAFSTDTFTVDPIFFPGGDIGDLAINGTVNDVAMCGAVPLYLSSAVIIEEGFPLSDFKKIIRSMAEAARRAGVKIVTGDTKVVPKGAADRIFINTTGVGLIPEGVGPAGHRAAPGDQVLISGTIADHGMTILTRREGMDFDSEIKSDSAALNHMTQKLLSVCPDIHVLRDPTRGGVGTTLNEIAESSGAGVLIHEDKIPVNDNVMGVCELLGFDPLYVANEGKLLAFVDKENAPAVLSEMKKDPLGRDAAIIGEVVDDHPGRVFLKTRIGGLRAVDMLAGEQLPRIC, encoded by the coding sequence ATGACACAGGATGAGCGAAAGGAACGGATACTCCTTGACCACGGAAGCGGCGGCAAAATCTCGCACGAGCTGATCACAGGCATCGTGCTTCCCGAATTTGACAACCCCATGCTTTCCCGGCTGGATGACGGGGCCGAGCTGCGGTTCGGGGACAGCCGGCTGGCGTTTTCCACCGACACCTTCACGGTGGACCCCATTTTTTTCCCGGGCGGGGACATCGGGGATCTGGCCATCAACGGAACCGTGAACGATGTGGCCATGTGCGGCGCCGTCCCCCTGTACCTCAGCTCGGCGGTGATCATCGAGGAGGGATTTCCCCTTTCCGATTTCAAAAAAATCATCCGGAGCATGGCCGAAGCGGCCCGGCGAGCGGGGGTCAAAATCGTCACCGGCGACACCAAGGTGGTCCCCAAAGGCGCGGCGGACCGCATTTTCATCAACACCACCGGCGTGGGTCTCATTCCCGAAGGCGTGGGGCCGGCCGGCCACCGGGCCGCTCCCGGGGACCAGGTTCTCATCAGCGGGACCATCGCGGATCACGGCATGACCATCCTCACCCGGCGGGAGGGGATGGATTTTGACTCGGAAATAAAAAGCGACAGCGCCGCGCTGAATCACATGACCCAAAAGCTCCTTTCGGTGTGCCCGGACATTCACGTCCTCCGGGACCCCACCCGGGGCGGCGTGGGAACCACGCTGAACGAAATCGCGGAAAGCTCCGGCGCCGGCGTCCTGATCCATGAGGATAAAATCCCGGTCAACGACAATGTGATGGGGGTCTGCGAGCTTTTGGGATTCGACCCCCTTTATGTGGCCAACGAAGGCAAACTGCTGGCCTTTGTGGACAAAGAAAACGCCCCAGCCGTTTTATCCGAGATGAAAAAAGACCCCCTGGGCCGCGACGCCGCCATCATCGGAGAGGTGGTGGACGATCATCCGGGACGGGTTTTTTTAAAAACCCGGATCGGCGGTCTGCGCGCGGTGGACATGCTGGCCGGGGAACAGCTCCCCCGGATTTGCTGA
- the hypD gene encoding protein required for maturation of hydrogenases (Evidence 2a : Function from experimental evidences in other organisms; PubMedId : 1849603; Product type f : factor), giving the protein MTIKHIEEYRDPEIARALIRNIENSGRKEIRLMEVCGTHTMSIFRSGIRSILPDRISLVSGPGCPVCVTAQNEIDAFIALAGEKDVIITTFGDLIRVPGTVSSLGHERAVGKDIRMVYSTFDALDIARKNPDKRVVFLGVGFETTAPTIAASIVMARESGVDNYSVFSAHKLVPPALSALMGLEVRIHGFILPGHVSVVIGAGAYEDFFRQNPIPCVIAGFEPVDILNAVSLLAGQIESKEPELTNAYPRGVSREGNPKAMSLCREVFETVDANWRGIGVIPKSGFKIRDDFSGFDAEKIFRLPAIESKEPKGCACGEILIGAKIPPECPLYKKTCSPMRPVGPCMVSTEGTCAAYYKYHGK; this is encoded by the coding sequence ATGACCATCAAACATATCGAGGAATACCGGGACCCCGAGATCGCGCGGGCCCTGATCCGAAACATTGAAAACTCGGGCCGAAAAGAAATCCGGCTCATGGAGGTGTGCGGCACCCACACCATGTCGATTTTCAGAAGCGGAATAAGGTCGATTCTTCCAGATCGGATATCCCTGGTTTCCGGGCCGGGCTGCCCGGTGTGCGTGACCGCTCAAAATGAGATCGACGCCTTCATCGCCCTGGCCGGGGAAAAAGACGTGATCATCACAACGTTCGGGGACCTGATCCGGGTCCCGGGGACCGTGTCCTCCCTGGGCCATGAAAGGGCCGTGGGAAAAGACATCCGGATGGTGTACTCCACCTTTGACGCCCTGGACATCGCCAGGAAAAATCCGGACAAACGGGTGGTGTTCTTAGGCGTGGGATTTGAGACCACGGCCCCCACCATCGCCGCCTCCATTGTCATGGCCCGGGAATCCGGGGTGGACAACTACAGCGTCTTTTCCGCGCACAAGCTTGTCCCCCCTGCCCTTTCCGCGCTGATGGGCCTTGAGGTCCGCATCCACGGCTTTATCCTGCCGGGGCATGTGTCGGTGGTCATCGGCGCCGGGGCCTACGAGGACTTTTTCAGACAAAACCCCATTCCCTGCGTCATAGCGGGTTTTGAGCCGGTGGATATATTAAACGCGGTTTCGCTTTTGGCCGGGCAGATTGAATCCAAAGAACCCGAGCTGACAAACGCCTATCCCAGGGGCGTCTCCCGGGAGGGGAACCCAAAGGCCATGTCGCTGTGCCGGGAAGTGTTTGAAACCGTGGACGCGAACTGGCGCGGGATAGGCGTCATTCCGAAAAGCGGCTTTAAAATAAGGGATGATTTTTCCGGGTTTGACGCCGAAAAAATATTCCGTCTGCCCGCCATTGAATCAAAAGAGCCCAAAGGATGCGCCTGCGGCGAGATACTCATCGGCGCCAAAATTCCCCCCGAGTGCCCCCTGTACAAAAAAACCTGCTCCCCCATGCGCCCGGTGGGCCCATGCATGGTCTCCACCGAAGGAACCTGCGCGGCGTATTACAAGTACCATGGAAAATAA
- a CDS encoding conserved hypothetical protein (Evidence 4 : Unknown function but conserved in other organisms), which produces MNQDFTREQIKTMIIAELPSIIKTDPEVRDFVVKVTESRYAGRKKTKDRIDRILDELKRDREKRDKKWDAQEKKWEAQEKKWEAQDKRWEEENKKQAEKWAAQDKRWEEENKKQAEKWAAWEKKWEEERKKQDEKWEKNQEAIDRMLDSIEALNKKHDATIGALGARWGLQSEGAFRKGLRSILEKSFGVKVERYWDFDTDGVVFGRPDQIEMDVIIHNGTLILCEIKSSASKSQVYTFWKKKRFYEKKHGRKADRALIISPMVDKKAGETAEKLGIEVFGYVQDVTWDE; this is translated from the coding sequence ATGAATCAGGACTTCACACGGGAACAGATCAAAACCATGATCATCGCCGAGCTGCCTTCCATCATCAAAACCGACCCCGAGGTGCGTGATTTTGTGGTCAAAGTCACCGAAAGCCGATACGCGGGCAGAAAAAAAACAAAAGACCGCATTGACCGAATCCTGGATGAATTGAAACGCGATCGCGAAAAACGCGACAAGAAATGGGACGCCCAGGAAAAGAAATGGGAGGCCCAGGAAAAGAAATGGGAGGCCCAGGATAAAAGATGGGAAGAGGAAAATAAAAAGCAGGCCGAAAAGTGGGCCGCCCAGGATAAAAGATGGGAAGAGGAAAATAAAAAGCAGGCCGAAAAGTGGGCCGCATGGGAAAAGAAATGGGAGGAAGAGAGAAAAAAACAAGACGAAAAATGGGAGAAGAATCAGGAAGCCATCGACAGGATGCTGGACTCCATCGAAGCGCTGAACAAAAAACATGACGCCACCATCGGCGCGCTTGGGGCGCGATGGGGCCTTCAATCCGAGGGGGCTTTCCGAAAAGGTTTGAGATCCATTCTGGAAAAATCGTTCGGAGTCAAAGTGGAGCGATATTGGGATTTCGACACGGACGGCGTGGTGTTCGGCCGGCCCGATCAGATCGAAATGGATGTCATCATACACAACGGGACCCTGATACTGTGCGAGATCAAATCGTCGGCAAGCAAATCCCAGGTGTACACCTTCTGGAAAAAGAAGCGTTTTTACGAAAAAAAGCACGGGCGAAAAGCGGACCGGGCCCTCATCATTTCCCCCATGGTGGATAAAAAAGCCGGCGAAACGGCTGAAAAGCTGGGCATTGAAGTATTTGGATATGTCCAGGACGTGACATGGGACGAATAG
- a CDS encoding conserved hypothetical protein (Evidence 4 : Unknown function but conserved in other organisms) translates to MSALSIFLIRLVMGGGFAFLLGRLFYPDANAGYIAGLGAILVGLAYFAEFLRNRKNR, encoded by the coding sequence ATGAGCGCGCTTTCGATTTTTTTGATCCGGCTGGTCATGGGCGGGGGATTCGCCTTTCTCCTGGGACGGCTGTTTTATCCCGACGCGAACGCGGGATACATAGCGGGTCTCGGGGCGATCCTGGTGGGACTGGCCTATTTCGCGGAATTTTTGCGAAACCGGAAAAACAGGTAG
- a CDS encoding Molecular chaperone Tir: MRVDPAHHQTAAGGFLPGNQIFEKERGMSEKFNLVKAHLLEMGMPVVMEDPDEELVVVEDEEKGIKNLIIDCEDSILILEQVIIPVPDDPGELFRSLLKMNRRLVHGAFVMDGDEKHILFRDTLCLENLDRNELEGSIDALGLAMAEHGAELLGYVKQS, from the coding sequence TTGAGGGTTGATCCCGCCCATCATCAGACAGCGGCGGGCGGTTTTTTGCCTGGAAACCAAATTTTTGAAAAGGAGAGAGGAATGTCTGAAAAATTCAACCTGGTGAAAGCGCATCTTCTGGAGATGGGGATGCCGGTGGTCATGGAGGACCCGGACGAGGAGCTGGTGGTGGTCGAGGACGAGGAAAAAGGGATCAAGAACCTGATCATCGACTGCGAGGATTCCATCCTGATTCTGGAGCAGGTCATTATCCCGGTTCCCGATGATCCCGGGGAGCTTTTCAGAAGTCTGCTGAAGATGAACCGGCGCCTGGTGCATGGCGCCTTTGTCATGGACGGGGATGAGAAACACATTCTTTTCAGGGACACCCTTTGCCTTGAAAATCTGGACCGAAACGAGCTGGAGGGCTCCATAGACGCCCTGGGGCTGGCCATGGCCGAGCATGGGGCCGAGCTTCTGGGGTATGTCAAACAGTCATAA
- a CDS encoding Phage shock protein A, protein MSIFKRIFKVSQSEAHAVLDKIEDPIRMTEQGIRDLKKDLQGAMTSLAEVKGMAIRTRRDAENKKKSAADYERKAMTLLQKMQDGQLEAAEAERLATEALNLKEKDAAEALRLSREAEQHEKMSAQLQANVNKIKSTIQTYENDLLTLKARARTASATKKINQQISRIDSSGTISMLEKMRARVEEDESLAAAYGEMASADRNVDDEIEAALGSGSSASSPSLDDLKKKMGIGS, encoded by the coding sequence ATGTCAATATTCAAACGCATTTTTAAGGTGTCCCAGTCCGAGGCCCACGCCGTTCTGGACAAGATCGAGGATCCCATCAGAATGACCGAGCAGGGCATTCGGGACTTGAAAAAGGACCTGCAAGGGGCCATGACCAGCCTGGCCGAGGTCAAGGGAATGGCCATCAGAACCCGGAGGGACGCTGAAAACAAGAAAAAATCCGCCGCCGATTATGAGCGAAAGGCCATGACCCTTTTGCAGAAAATGCAGGACGGTCAGCTGGAGGCGGCCGAGGCCGAGCGCCTGGCCACTGAGGCCCTGAATCTGAAGGAGAAAGACGCCGCCGAGGCGCTGAGGCTCTCCCGGGAGGCGGAACAGCATGAAAAAATGTCCGCGCAGCTTCAGGCCAATGTGAACAAGATCAAATCCACGATTCAAACCTATGAAAACGATCTGCTCACCCTGAAGGCCCGGGCCCGCACCGCCTCGGCCACGAAAAAAATCAACCAGCAGATTTCCAGGATCGACTCCTCCGGGACCATATCCATGCTTGAAAAAATGCGCGCCCGGGTGGAGGAGGACGAATCCCTGGCCGCCGCCTACGGAGAAATGGCGTCCGCCGACCGCAACGTGGATGACGAGATTGAGGCGGCCCTGGGCTCCGGGTCCTCGGCTTCCTCCCCGTCCCTGGATGATCTGAAAAAGAAGATGGGAATCGGATCCTGA
- a CDS encoding conserved hypothetical protein (Evidence 4 : Unknown function but conserved in other organisms) → MGIRDFFKKKAPSPEPVTDIRLADMGQGWMVDYDMKTWEVSARHHYDWGEGDVTYEWRLESADETVYLSMESDDDVHWSVSRKIPFSRLGAGVKEALVKTGDPPDEASLDGTRYRLAETGGGHFYKDGQGPGRRMLSWDFDDDSGRLFLTIEQWGENDFEASVGKAEEEWRFSNILPGA, encoded by the coding sequence ATGGGAATCAGGGATTTTTTCAAAAAAAAGGCGCCGTCGCCGGAGCCGGTCACGGACATTCGTCTGGCCGACATGGGGCAGGGGTGGATGGTGGATTACGACATGAAAACATGGGAGGTGTCGGCCCGCCACCATTATGACTGGGGGGAGGGCGACGTCACCTATGAATGGCGGCTTGAAAGCGCGGATGAGACCGTTTACCTGTCCATGGAGTCCGATGACGACGTCCACTGGAGCGTGAGCCGGAAAATTCCCTTCAGCCGCCTGGGGGCCGGCGTAAAAGAGGCCCTTGTCAAGACCGGGGACCCCCCGGATGAGGCGAGTCTGGACGGGACGCGCTACCGGCTCGCGGAGACCGGGGGCGGCCATTTTTACAAAGACGGCCAGGGGCCGGGGCGTCGAATGCTGTCCTGGGACTTTGATGATGACTCCGGCCGGCTTTTTCTCACCATTGAGCAGTGGGGTGAAAACGACTTCGAGGCCTCTGTGGGAAAGGCGGAGGAGGAGTGGCGCTTTTCCAATATCCTTCCCGGGGCTTAG
- the speE gene encoding Polyamine aminopropyltransferase, which translates to MKASRAGLVLKTSILATGCAGIVAEYALSTLAAYLIGNAVFQWTIIMSLMLFSMGVGSRLSRRVGSHLIETFFIVEIGLSVLCASSTTLVYGVSFFIRCADMLIYALAICVGILIGFEIPLVTRLNQSYEELRENIASIMEKDYYGALVGGIFFAFVALPRLGLTYTPIVLGAVNFAVAGLVMAFFYRLIEKKKLILSLFGLCFFYLIALAVMAKPIVLFGEQKQYKDRIVYAEQTVFQKIVLTRWKDFHWLFINGQTQFSSFDEEKYHEPLVHPALKLAANRRSVLILGGGDGLAAREILKYPDVRSLTVVDLDPAMTRLAKTHPVLLSLNRGALNDPRVRVINRDAAAFLREDANLYGVIVADLPDPDTLDLARLYSLGFYHEIKRRLVRGGVFVTQATSPYFSEKAFLCVKKTIREAGFSVLAYHNHIPTMGEWGWVLGARAGDPGAGALKKRAPALDFSDLDLKFLNPDAMMSMTHFGKGSVGKKEKESIRVNTKLRPALHGYYLSGSWGPGS; encoded by the coding sequence ATGAAGGCGTCCCGCGCCGGTCTGGTCCTGAAAACATCCATCCTGGCCACCGGCTGCGCCGGAATCGTGGCCGAGTACGCGCTGTCCACCCTGGCCGCCTATCTCATCGGAAACGCGGTGTTCCAGTGGACCATCATCATGTCGCTGATGCTGTTTTCCATGGGAGTCGGCAGCCGTCTGAGCAGGCGCGTCGGCTCCCATCTCATCGAAACCTTTTTCATCGTGGAAATCGGCCTGTCCGTCCTTTGCGCGTCTTCCACGACCCTGGTGTACGGCGTCTCCTTTTTCATCCGCTGCGCGGACATGCTGATATACGCGCTCGCCATATGCGTCGGAATCCTGATCGGGTTTGAAATTCCTTTGGTGACCCGGCTCAACCAGTCCTATGAAGAGTTGAGGGAAAACATCGCCTCCATTATGGAAAAGGACTACTACGGCGCGCTTGTCGGCGGGATTTTTTTCGCCTTTGTGGCCCTTCCCCGCCTGGGCCTGACCTATACCCCCATCGTCCTGGGCGCCGTGAATTTCGCCGTGGCCGGCCTGGTGATGGCGTTTTTTTACCGCCTTATTGAAAAAAAAAAGCTGATTCTCTCGCTTTTCGGCCTGTGTTTTTTTTATTTGATCGCCCTGGCGGTCATGGCAAAGCCCATCGTTCTTTTCGGGGAGCAGAAACAGTACAAAGACCGGATCGTTTACGCCGAGCAGACGGTGTTTCAAAAAATCGTCCTCACCCGGTGGAAAGACTTTCACTGGCTGTTCATCAACGGCCAGACCCAGTTCAGCAGCTTTGATGAGGAAAAGTATCACGAGCCCCTGGTTCACCCGGCTTTGAAACTCGCGGCGAACAGACGCTCGGTTCTGATCCTGGGGGGAGGAGACGGCCTGGCCGCCCGGGAAATTTTGAAATACCCGGATGTCCGGTCCTTGACCGTCGTGGACCTGGACCCGGCCATGACCCGGCTGGCGAAAACCCACCCGGTTTTGCTCAGCTTAAACCGGGGGGCCTTAAACGACCCCCGGGTCCGTGTGATCAACCGGGACGCGGCCGCCTTTTTGAGGGAGGACGCGAATTTATACGGGGTCATTGTGGCGGACCTTCCCGATCCCGACACCCTGGACCTGGCCCGCCTGTACTCCCTGGGGTTTTATCACGAGATCAAACGGCGTCTCGTCCGGGGGGGCGTGTTTGTCACCCAGGCCACCAGCCCCTATTTTTCCGAAAAAGCGTTTCTGTGCGTGAAAAAAACCATCCGGGAGGCGGGATTCAGCGTCCTGGCCTATCACAACCACATTCCCACCATGGGAGAATGGGGATGGGTTCTGGGGGCCCGGGCCGGAGACCCCGGCGCCGGGGCGCTGAAAAAAAGGGCGCCGGCCCTTGATTTCAGCGATTTGGATTTAAAATTCTTAAACCCGGACGCCATGATGTCCATGACCCATTTCGGAAAAGGGTCGGTGGGGAAAAAAGAAAAAGAAAGCATCCGGGTCAACACAAAGCTCCGCCCGGCCCTCCACGGGTATTACTTAAGCGGCTCATGGGGTCCGGGGAGCTAA
- a CDS encoding conserved membrane hypothetical protein (Evidence 4 : Unknown function but conserved in other organisms) — MKLDILISGLILVAAFYVIFFIGKVVYDLLHRKFNLNVELVEKDNDALALALAGYYMGLILAIGGTLAGPGDGGVWEDLADLAVYGPLGIVLLNLSGFVCDKLILHKFCMTEELIRDRNAGTGSVAAGVSVASGFIIFGAVQGQGGNIWTVMAFWAIGQIMLILAGKIYNLITPYDLHDEIEKDNVAAGVSFAGALIAMGMVVGLAGESDFESFGQSLPDYLFYAVLGLVLLPLIRLLTDKILLPAVKLSHEIAGQEKPNVGAAYIEAFSYIAGALIIYWCV, encoded by the coding sequence ATGAAACTGGACATCTTAATATCCGGCCTGATCCTGGTCGCGGCCTTTTACGTCATATTTTTCATCGGAAAGGTCGTCTATGACCTGCTGCATCGGAAATTCAATTTAAACGTCGAGCTGGTGGAAAAAGACAACGACGCGCTGGCCCTGGCCCTGGCGGGCTACTACATGGGCCTGATCCTGGCCATCGGCGGAACCCTGGCGGGCCCCGGCGACGGCGGCGTCTGGGAAGACCTGGCCGATCTGGCCGTCTATGGGCCTTTGGGCATCGTCCTTTTAAACCTGTCCGGGTTTGTGTGCGACAAGCTGATTCTGCACAAATTCTGCATGACCGAAGAGCTGATACGGGACCGAAACGCCGGGACCGGAAGCGTGGCCGCCGGGGTGAGCGTGGCCTCGGGCTTTATTATATTCGGCGCCGTCCAGGGACAGGGGGGAAATATCTGGACGGTCATGGCGTTCTGGGCCATCGGGCAGATCATGCTCATTCTGGCGGGAAAAATCTACAACCTCATCACCCCCTACGACCTGCATGATGAGATCGAAAAAGACAACGTGGCGGCCGGGGTGAGCTTCGCCGGGGCGCTGATCGCCATGGGAATGGTGGTGGGTCTGGCCGGGGAAAGCGATTTCGAGTCGTTCGGCCAGAGCCTTCCGGACTACCTGTTTTACGCGGTCCTGGGACTGGTCCTGCTTCCCCTGATCCGTCTTTTGACCGATAAAATTCTTCTGCCCGCCGTCAAGCTTTCCCACGAAATCGCCGGGCAGGAAAAGCCGAATGTCGGGGCCGCCTACATCGAGGCCTTTTCGTACATCGCCGGGGCGCTGATCATCTACTGGTGCGTATGA
- a CDS encoding conserved exported hypothetical protein (Evidence 4 : Unknown function but conserved in other organisms), protein MRGMNWTVFAVMIPFFWLAGCGDPPSALDETRKTLRGLPSYSIVLDDMKTEGDIFETHWHKYKVITEQGPVSMDWARVPKKTYEQNRSLLGMTIWTKQDGRESAAAGPPGYEYVDNPRYGRWRSDSSGSSFWVFYGQYRLLGDLLGAGPIYRNHYAAYSAGRARGVPYYGPNKEYGRDGSLTRRRNPNFYQRAAQRRKASRASFGDKFNRRIGRTRAGFSGRSGIGGK, encoded by the coding sequence ATGCGCGGAATGAACTGGACGGTTTTTGCCGTCATGATTCCTTTTTTTTGGCTCGCCGGATGCGGGGACCCGCCATCGGCCCTGGACGAGACCCGGAAAACCCTCCGGGGCCTGCCCTCCTATTCAATCGTTCTGGACGACATGAAAACCGAGGGCGATATTTTTGAGACACACTGGCATAAATACAAAGTCATCACGGAACAGGGGCCTGTGTCCATGGACTGGGCCCGGGTTCCAAAAAAAACCTACGAACAGAACAGGTCTTTGCTGGGAATGACCATCTGGACCAAGCAGGACGGCCGGGAAAGCGCCGCCGCGGGCCCCCCGGGATACGAGTATGTGGACAATCCCCGGTACGGCCGGTGGCGCTCCGATTCCTCGGGAAGCTCGTTCTGGGTGTTTTACGGCCAGTACAGACTCCTGGGAGATCTTCTGGGCGCCGGCCCCATCTACCGAAATCACTACGCGGCCTACTCCGCCGGCCGCGCCCGGGGGGTTCCGTATTACGGCCCCAACAAAGAATACGGCCGTGACGGCTCTTTGACCCGGCGCCGGAATCCGAATTTTTACCAAAGGGCCGCCCAAAGAAGAAAGGCGTCCCGGGCCTCCTTCGGGGACAAATTCAACCGGCGGATCGGGCGAACCCGGGCCGGTTTTTCCGGCAGAAGCGGCATAGGGGGGAAATAA
- a CDS encoding hypothetical protein (Evidence 5 : Unknown function), whose product MKKTENVKKNKNVPDDISELYRAALKHYIEMYNKKKFRSDLFKKLNLKYTNISFSNLNNFINEKTPLSEKKRIQIAYFLGFRYEDFIYLGRKLVYLKENNIIPQEAESEDFYLNRATGKIFKEIQEKHSLTDRDVAGYLSVDLIEYQFKKKGLIPFSFDEIAIVFKKTGRSLPDMNEFMEKPPEKKKIISQIVDEVKKMSPEDREVIKKLLETSDEIGDKFVEKMKRVKKMIKTDDNV is encoded by the coding sequence ATGAAAAAAACGGAAAATGTTAAGAAAAATAAAAATGTCCCGGATGACATCAGCGAGCTTTACCGGGCGGCCTTGAAGCACTACATCGAAATGTACAATAAGAAAAAGTTTCGGTCCGATTTATTTAAAAAACTGAATTTAAAGTATACAAATATATCTTTCAGTAACTTAAACAATTTTATAAATGAAAAAACGCCTTTATCTGAAAAAAAACGGATTCAAATTGCTTATTTTCTTGGATTCAGGTATGAGGACTTTATTTATTTGGGAAGAAAGCTGGTTTATTTGAAAGAAAATAACATAATTCCGCAGGAGGCGGAATCCGAGGATTTTTATTTAAATCGCGCAACGGGCAAAATATTTAAAGAAATACAGGAAAAACACTCTCTCACCGACCGGGATGTGGCCGGCTACCTCAGCGTCGATTTAATTGAGTATCAATTTAAGAAAAAAGGCCTGATTCCTTTTAGCTTTGATGAAATCGCCATTGTTTTTAAAAAGACCGGCCGAAGTCTTCCGGATATGAACGAGTTCATGGAAAAGCCCCCGGAAAAGAAAAAAATTATTTCCCAAATCGTGGATGAGGTGAAAAAGATGTCCCCTGAAGACCGGGAAGTGATAAAAAAGCTCCTTGAAACCAGTGATGAAATCGGCGATAAGTTTGTCGAGAAGATGAAACGGGTCAAAAAAATGATCAAAACCGATGATAATGTGTAA
- a CDS encoding hypothetical protein (Evidence 5 : Unknown function): MKTDNENHVEDISELFRLALRHYIHMQTEKKFKSNLVKGLNDEGVKISFSNFSNFLNKKTSLSEKKRARIAHHLGFKYEEFILLGRRLVELKDAMPMEKIGTEALYLNRSTVEIFKEIQKRYKLSGRDISNFLNMDFIDYQFRLRNLIPFNFDEIATVFEKVGKRYPDFNNPIKKSEAPQKSVSDVAEDIKKMSPLEKEVVKSLIENE, encoded by the coding sequence ATGAAGACCGACAATGAAAACCATGTCGAGGATATCAGCGAGCTGTTTCGACTGGCGCTGAGGCATTATATCCATATGCAGACGGAAAAAAAATTCAAGTCCAACCTGGTCAAAGGCCTCAACGATGAAGGGGTGAAAATATCTTTCAGCAATTTCAGTAATTTTTTAAACAAAAAAACGTCATTGTCGGAAAAGAAAAGAGCGCGGATCGCCCATCACCTGGGATTTAAGTACGAAGAGTTTATTTTGCTGGGGCGAAGACTGGTGGAGTTGAAAGACGCCATGCCGATGGAGAAAATCGGGACCGAGGCCCTGTACCTGAATCGCTCCACGGTGGAAATATTCAAGGAGATTCAAAAACGCTACAAACTCTCCGGAAGAGACATCTCCAACTTTTTAAACATGGATTTCATTGATTACCAGTTCAGATTAAGGAACCTGATTCCCTTTAATTTTGATGAAATCGCCACTGTGTTTGAAAAAGTGGGCAAACGATACCCGGATTTCAACAACCCCATCAAGAAATCCGAGGCCCCTCAAAAAAGCGTCTCCGATGTGGCGGAAGATATCAAAAAAATGTCCCCCCTGGAAAAAGAAGTGGTGAAATCCCTGATTGAAAATGAATGA
- a CDS encoding hypothetical protein (Evidence 5 : Unknown function), whose amino-acid sequence MKPLKKYCLFPALIIAVFCAWFFLNPGKEEKEPVRSSSTLEESASGTPGLKDGPKTSRNPAPGDMLAKLQASDIPEHVKTEIAGRLEEGPVFENDPRDMDTAGKRNENREEEKADSLEIARLTQDYDVPESMWDGVLESFSTIRDMGDAREIAYKTSKLMDMGTHMLLSRKWEKAEEAFRAVVGMESYGIEDEAARWARAGLIQSLSEQGRDDEAMDEKDIAAERYDADKKFISFLKSL is encoded by the coding sequence ATGAAGCCTTTGAAAAAATATTGTCTGTTTCCGGCGCTGATTATCGCTGTTTTTTGCGCCTGGTTTTTCTTAAATCCGGGGAAAGAAGAAAAAGAGCCGGTCCGGTCCTCTTCGACCCTGGAGGAAAGCGCGTCCGGGACTCCCGGTCTTAAGGACGGGCCCAAAACTTCCCGGAACCCGGCGCCGGGTGATATGCTTGCCAAACTTCAAGCTTCGGATATCCCGGAACATGTGAAGACCGAGATCGCCGGGCGCCTTGAAGAGGGGCCTGTTTTTGAAAACGATCCCCGTGACATGGATACCGCCGGGAAAAGGAATGAAAACAGGGAGGAGGAAAAAGCCGATTCTTTGGAAATCGCCCGGCTGACGCAGGATTATGATGTTCCGGAATCCATGTGGGATGGGGTTTTGGAATCATTTTCCACCATTCGGGACATGGGCGACGCCCGGGAGATCGCCTATAAGACATCCAAACTGATGGACATGGGAACCCACATGCTGCTGAGCCGGAAATGGGAAAAAGCGGAAGAGGCTTTCAGGGCGGTGGTGGGAATGGAGTCTTACGGCATTGAAGACGAAGCCGCAAGGTGGGCCCGGGCCGGGCTCATCCAAAGTCTTTCGGAACAGGGAAGAGACGATGAGGCCATGGATGAGAAAGACATCGCCGCGGAAAGGTATGACGCCGACAAAAAATTTATCTCTTTTCTAAAAAGCCTTTGA